A single Caretta caretta isolate rCarCar2 chromosome 2, rCarCar1.hap1, whole genome shotgun sequence DNA region contains:
- the LOC142071057 gene encoding myb/SANT-like DNA-binding domain-containing protein 7 — MQSSSAQVTMMESQNRKRAPAWTEREVRDLIAVWGEESMLSELRSSFRNAKTFVKISQGMKDRGHNRDPKQCRVKLKELRQAYQKTREANGRSGSEPQTCRFYDELHAILGGSATTTPAVLFDSFNGDGGNTEAGFGDEEEDDDDEVVDSSQQASGETGFPDRQELFLTLDLEPVPPRTHPRLPPGPSRRRRDFCCMCFNDHRIFSFPEASEA; from the exons atgcagagctcatcagcacaggtgaccatgatggagtcccagaatcgcaaaagagctccagcatggaccgaacgggaggtacgggatctgatcgctgtttggggagaggaatccatgctatcagaactccgttccagttttcgaaatgccaaaacctttgtcaaaatctcccagggcatgaaggacagaggccataacagggacccgaagcagtgccgcgtgaaactgaaggagctgaggcaagcctaccagaaaaccagagaggcgaacggccgctccgggtcagagccccaaacatgccgcttctatgatgagctgcatgccattttagggggttcagccaccactaccccagccgtgttgtttgactccttcaatggagatggaggcaatacggaagcaggttttggggacgaagaagaagatgatgatgatgaggttgtagatagctcacagcaagcaagcggagaaaccggttttcccgacagacaggaactgtttctcaccctagacctggagccagtacccccccgaacccacccaaggctgcctcctggacccagcaggcggagaagggacttctg ctgcatgtgtttcaatgatcacaggatcttctccttcccagaggctagtgaagcttag